One genomic segment of Sediminispirochaeta bajacaliforniensis DSM 16054 includes these proteins:
- a CDS encoding FapA family protein has protein sequence MVELKEIREYMKAQADEDRNRRWVQTEGEDLEDALRQAAIELGVPVKKLEYEIRDQGKRGLFGLGKGHCVVVAYPMVEQVEETEGADLLSMDLGLGDKQEVKDRDGAVVVQLRPEGAFLKVLPPVGSGVAISEKAAVDALTGRVVHDFDRSMVKRVVKQADGEFIKVGEFIYNPAADAMLSVDITDFDMKAFIVAKPPSPGGADLNFDSIISALKNNGVVHGIDEDAVCDFETDPRYGEPFLVASGTKPKNGDDARIIYNFEVDRSKIRLKEKNGKVDFKETNLVQNVVEGQALAKKIPAGEGQSGRTVSGKLLPAKDGKDVQIGIGKNTRLSEDGLTAIASINGQVMLQNEKINVEPVYVVPGDVNLKTGGNVIFLGTVMVKGNVDDGFKVKAAGNIEVLGNVGKCELDAEGDVIVHQGILGKGGGKVVAGKGVWAKFIENANVEAGELVVASDGIINSSVEAVQRIICQGKRATIVGGRLRSAEEIAAKTLGSVSGSETILEVGFDPKSKEKLVRLNEKRNDIEKQLDDLGRNITTLETLKKQRKKELSEEKEKYLQDLLKQRRILQQEKNTLSEEIEELQNYLSSLKVRGKISASDRIFPGVKIVIKDATLETKSEYKATTFINEGNLVKVTKYEEPEEDYSQKR, from the coding sequence GTGGTCGAGTTGAAAGAGATTCGCGAATACATGAAGGCTCAAGCTGATGAAGATCGTAATCGGCGTTGGGTACAGACTGAAGGAGAGGATCTCGAAGATGCCCTTAGACAGGCTGCCATAGAGCTGGGGGTTCCTGTCAAAAAACTTGAGTATGAGATTCGTGATCAGGGGAAACGTGGGCTCTTCGGCCTGGGAAAAGGTCATTGTGTTGTCGTTGCATATCCAATGGTCGAACAGGTTGAAGAGACGGAGGGGGCGGATTTACTTTCCATGGATCTCGGCCTTGGGGATAAGCAAGAGGTAAAAGACCGGGACGGTGCCGTCGTGGTCCAACTCCGTCCCGAAGGGGCTTTTCTCAAGGTGCTTCCACCTGTCGGTTCCGGTGTTGCGATCAGCGAGAAAGCGGCAGTTGATGCCCTTACAGGCAGGGTTGTTCACGATTTTGACCGGTCTATGGTAAAGCGGGTTGTAAAACAGGCGGACGGGGAGTTTATCAAGGTCGGAGAGTTTATCTACAATCCCGCCGCCGATGCAATGCTTTCGGTCGATATAACCGACTTCGATATGAAGGCTTTTATTGTTGCGAAACCCCCTTCTCCCGGAGGGGCCGACCTCAATTTCGATAGTATCATAAGTGCACTAAAAAATAACGGTGTCGTACACGGAATCGATGAAGATGCGGTTTGCGATTTTGAGACCGATCCCCGCTATGGAGAACCTTTTCTTGTTGCCTCCGGTACGAAACCGAAAAATGGGGATGACGCCAGGATTATCTACAACTTTGAAGTGGACCGTTCCAAGATCCGCCTTAAAGAGAAGAATGGAAAGGTTGATTTCAAAGAAACCAACCTTGTTCAGAATGTGGTTGAAGGCCAGGCCCTTGCAAAGAAGATACCGGCTGGGGAGGGGCAGTCCGGACGCACCGTTTCCGGCAAGCTCTTACCGGCGAAGGACGGAAAGGATGTCCAGATCGGTATCGGAAAGAACACCAGGTTATCGGAGGACGGTCTTACCGCCATTGCCTCTATCAACGGGCAGGTGATGCTTCAAAACGAAAAGATCAACGTCGAACCTGTCTATGTCGTTCCCGGCGATGTCAATTTAAAAACCGGTGGAAACGTCATATTCCTCGGAACGGTGATGGTGAAGGGAAATGTCGACGACGGTTTTAAGGTGAAAGCCGCCGGCAATATCGAGGTCCTCGGCAATGTGGGTAAGTGCGAGCTTGATGCCGAGGGTGATGTGATTGTTCATCAGGGAATTCTCGGTAAAGGTGGCGGTAAGGTTGTCGCAGGAAAAGGGGTATGGGCGAAATTTATTGAGAACGCAAATGTCGAAGCAGGGGAACTGGTGGTTGCCAGCGACGGGATCATCAACAGTTCCGTTGAGGCTGTCCAACGGATTATTTGTCAGGGAAAACGGGCGACCATTGTCGGCGGCCGCCTTCGTTCCGCCGAAGAGATTGCAGCAAAAACCCTTGGTTCGGTTTCCGGATCGGAGACGATTCTTGAAGTTGGCTTCGATCCCAAAAGCAAGGAAAAGCTTGTGCGTTTGAATGAAAAACGAAACGATATAGAAAAACAGCTTGACGACCTCGGCCGGAATATCACCACCCTTGAGACCTTGAAGAAGCAACGGAAAAAAGAGCTTTCGGAAGAAAAGGAAAAATATCTCCAGGATCTGTTGAAGCAACGGCGGATTCTTCAGCAAGAAAAAAACACCCTTTCCGAGGAGATCGAAGAGCTTCAGAACTATCTTTCCAGCCTAAAGGTGCGGGGAAAGATATCGGCAAGCGATCGTATTTTCCCTGGGGTAAAGATTGTCATCAAGGATGCTACGCTCGAAACAAAGAGTGAGTATAAAGCCACTACCTTCATCAATGAGGGGAATCTTGTGAAGGTAACGAAGTATGAGGAACCGGAGGAGGATTACTCCCAAAAACGGTAA
- the whiG gene encoding RNA polymerase sigma factor WhiG, with protein MGDQLLEEKTEAELWELYRNTRDPKIRDRFIEQYSPLVKYVAGKVAIGMPQNVEFDDLVGFGVFGLFDAIEKFDPEKHVKFKTYAVTRIRGAIYDELRSIDWVPRSVRQKAREIEETIHRLEASLGRAASDKEIADELGISVGDFQKLMLKISGTSVLSLNDVWYTGDENDTVAIVDGIESPQSLNPDIIIEKEEIRRVIVQAISELPEKEKKVLVLYYYEDLTLKEIGKVLDVTESRVSQLHTKAIMRLRSKLTNMKKGIY; from the coding sequence ATGGGGGATCAGTTATTGGAAGAGAAGACGGAAGCCGAGCTCTGGGAGCTCTACCGGAACACCCGTGATCCTAAAATCCGGGATCGCTTCATCGAACAATACTCTCCGCTGGTCAAGTATGTGGCCGGAAAAGTGGCGATCGGAATGCCTCAGAACGTTGAATTCGACGATCTTGTCGGATTCGGAGTTTTTGGGCTCTTCGATGCCATTGAGAAATTCGACCCTGAGAAGCATGTAAAGTTCAAAACCTATGCGGTTACGAGAATCAGGGGTGCCATCTACGATGAGCTCCGAAGCATCGACTGGGTCCCCAGATCGGTACGTCAGAAAGCGCGGGAGATCGAAGAAACCATTCATCGACTTGAGGCCTCTCTCGGGCGGGCTGCCTCCGATAAGGAAATTGCCGATGAGCTGGGGATCAGTGTCGGAGACTTTCAGAAACTGATGCTCAAGATAAGCGGTACTTCAGTCCTTTCTCTCAATGATGTCTGGTATACCGGAGATGAGAATGATACGGTTGCCATCGTAGACGGTATAGAGAGCCCCCAAAGCTTGAATCCTGATATCATCATTGAGAAAGAAGAAATTCGAAGGGTTATTGTTCAGGCGATCAGCGAACTTCCCGAAAAAGAAAAAAAGGTGCTGGTCCTGTATTACTATGAAGACTTGACCTTGAAGGAGATCGGAAAGGTCCTGGATGTCACGGAGTCGCGGGTGAGCCAACTCCATACAAAGGCCATCATGCGTCTTCGCTCAAAACTGACCAACATGAAAAAGGGGATCTATTGA
- a CDS encoding MinD/ParA family protein, with protein sequence MADQAQQLREMMKGREEAPVQEKKNTRIIAVTSGKGGVGKTNMSVNIAIAYAQLGKRVIVMDADLGLANVNVALGIIPKYNLYHVIRKQKRLEDIILDTEYGISFVAGASGFSKIANLTAEERESFVMELASLSSADVIIIDTSAGVSANVLSFVAAADDAIIVTTPEPTAITDAYGIIKIIATEIDSLNLGLKLIVNRVKSVTEGKKVAERVINIAGQFLNLKVDYLGYVYDDLSVPQSVLKQRPFMVNEPNGKAAICVKHIVSRLEKVEYKEGGGVGRFIRRLIGRM encoded by the coding sequence ATGGCGGATCAGGCTCAGCAGTTGCGGGAAATGATGAAGGGGCGGGAAGAGGCTCCTGTACAAGAAAAGAAAAATACACGGATTATTGCCGTAACCAGCGGGAAAGGCGGGGTGGGAAAGACCAATATGTCGGTCAATATTGCCATTGCCTATGCCCAGCTGGGAAAAAGGGTCATCGTGATGGATGCCGACCTGGGCTTGGCGAATGTCAACGTTGCCTTGGGCATCATCCCAAAATACAACCTCTATCACGTGATTCGGAAGCAGAAACGGCTCGAGGATATTATCCTTGATACGGAATACGGAATCAGCTTTGTTGCCGGAGCATCGGGCTTTTCCAAGATTGCAAACCTCACGGCGGAAGAGCGGGAAAGTTTCGTCATGGAACTTGCTTCCTTATCATCGGCTGATGTTATTATCATCGATACGAGTGCGGGTGTCTCGGCAAACGTGCTTTCGTTTGTGGCTGCAGCCGATGATGCAATCATCGTTACGACTCCCGAACCTACAGCAATTACCGATGCCTACGGCATCATCAAAATCATCGCCACGGAGATCGACAGTCTGAATCTGGGACTTAAGCTGATAGTGAATCGGGTGAAGAGCGTTACCGAAGGGAAAAAGGTTGCCGAACGGGTTATCAACATCGCCGGGCAGTTTCTTAATCTGAAGGTCGATTATCTCGGTTACGTCTACGACGACCTTTCGGTGCCGCAATCGGTACTGAAACAACGCCCGTTTATGGTGAACGAACCGAACGGAAAGGCCGCCATCTGTGTGAAACATATTGTTTCCCGGCTGGAAAAGGTAGAATACAAGGAAGGCGGCGGAGTCGGCCGTTTCATCCGTCGTCTGATCGGAAGGATGTAG
- the flhF gene encoding flagellar biosynthesis protein FlhF, with translation MQYFTEQAYTHQEVLRKIREKYGERAKILTQRSIRMGGFLGMFSKEGVEMSGYIAQDPGPRPKKSDLADEKKKILESVRGEKTLQQLLDEVRGLREKIEEGPYPVKAEKHQSIEKIERLLSENEFTYTYITAMVERLRKELSVDQLEDFQLVQDKVLGWIMDTILLAPRTGQDGPQVMILIGPTGVGKTTTIAKMAAIHSLGTKGEKQKSVRLITIDNYRIGARQQIETYGDIMGVPVSCVETYQELQKQVLIYKDTDLVLVDTIGKSPKDYVNLAKMREMLSACGTRAEVHLALSATTKASDVKDILAQFEPFGYSSVVLTKLDETMRIGNIISSLYEKRKILSYITNGQSVPEDILQADRMVLLKTLEGFDLRETFIRKEEEEGITEVEQRYLSGKEWR, from the coding sequence ATGCAGTACTTTACTGAACAAGCTTACACCCACCAGGAAGTACTTCGAAAGATTCGGGAAAAGTACGGAGAAAGGGCTAAAATTTTGACCCAGCGCTCCATACGTATGGGGGGATTCCTCGGTATGTTCAGCAAGGAGGGGGTAGAGATGAGCGGCTATATTGCCCAGGATCCCGGACCTCGCCCGAAAAAGAGTGATCTTGCGGATGAGAAGAAAAAGATCCTCGAAAGTGTCAGGGGCGAGAAAACCCTTCAACAGCTGCTCGATGAGGTTCGAGGTCTGCGTGAAAAGATTGAGGAGGGACCCTATCCCGTCAAAGCTGAAAAGCATCAGTCGATCGAGAAAATCGAACGGCTTCTTTCCGAAAATGAATTTACCTACACCTATATCACGGCCATGGTAGAACGACTTCGAAAGGAGCTTTCCGTTGACCAGCTGGAGGATTTTCAGCTTGTGCAGGACAAGGTCCTCGGATGGATCATGGATACGATTTTACTCGCCCCCCGTACGGGCCAGGATGGACCGCAGGTTATGATCCTCATCGGCCCGACCGGCGTCGGAAAGACCACCACCATTGCAAAGATGGCGGCGATCCACAGCCTCGGGACGAAGGGAGAGAAGCAGAAATCGGTCAGACTCATTACCATCGACAATTATCGAATCGGTGCCAGGCAGCAGATCGAGACCTACGGGGATATCATGGGGGTGCCTGTTTCCTGTGTCGAAACCTATCAGGAGCTGCAGAAACAGGTTCTGATCTACAAAGATACCGACCTGGTGCTGGTGGATACCATCGGTAAGAGCCCGAAGGATTATGTCAACCTTGCGAAAATGCGGGAGATGCTCTCTGCCTGCGGAACTCGTGCCGAGGTTCATCTTGCCTTAAGCGCCACCACCAAGGCCAGCGACGTAAAAGATATTCTTGCTCAGTTCGAGCCCTTCGGATATTCGTCCGTAGTGCTTACAAAGCTTGACGAAACAATGCGCATAGGCAATATCATAAGTTCGCTCTATGAGAAGCGGAAAATACTTTCCTATATTACCAACGGACAATCGGTCCCGGAGGATATTTTGCAGGCCGATCGAATGGTCCTGCTGAAGACCCTCGAGGGATTTGATCTGCGGGAGACCTTCATCAGAAAGGAAGAAGAGGAAGGAATTACCGAAGTCGAGCAGCGTTATCTTAGCGGAAAGGAATGGAGATAA
- the flhA gene encoding flagellar biosynthesis protein FlhA, whose amino-acid sequence MADVHTILGRTFLNQRSDMLVAAGVIVIVAMLIIPLPTVLLDLFMSLNLMLSLLIILIVLYTKRALDFSVFPTLLLVITVFGLALNVSSTRLILSQGIDFDGKVVKAFASFVTGTSGSEGLVIGFIIFIIIIAVQFIVITKGATRVAEVAARFTLDALPGKQMAIEAAYNSGSLTEEEASRQKNDLQREVDFYGAMDGASKFVSGNVKVGILITSINVIGGLIVGTTIHGEPLGQAASTYVSLTIGDGLVSQFPALLISTATGLIVTRAISDGTFGSDISKQFTQQSKIYWIAAVSLAVLALLPGFPWYIMLPLSFLSGLLAYRLGRKEMKQFEAQKSAEAQTPERSAPAEMSPVVPLDPLSLELGYGLIPLVDKDQGAELLDRITRIRREAALELGLVVPRIRIIDNMRLEPNEYCVKIKGVEVGRGSIRVGHFLAINPGTAAEEIPGEATKDPTFGLPALWINEQDRDDAERAGYTVVDGPSIVATHLTEVIKKHAFEMLGRQEVKSILDTLREDFPAVVDEVSKALSLGEIQKVLQGLLIEQVSIRNMVPILETLADFGPVSKETSFLVEKTRQTLGRQICLQYAGEERVLRVLTIAPALEQMIVDARVDTASGPVAALEPGIYRQWIRAVTNGIHTVQQQGVFPVILCSEAARLLVKKSIQRELSEIAVLSVPEIAADIDTEGVGEINLDEE is encoded by the coding sequence ATGGCTGACGTACATACTATTCTCGGGAGAACCTTTCTCAACCAGCGAAGCGATATGCTTGTCGCAGCCGGTGTCATCGTTATTGTTGCGATGCTTATTATTCCCCTGCCAACGGTTCTGCTGGATCTTTTCATGAGTCTTAATCTGATGCTGAGCCTTCTGATTATCCTTATTGTCCTGTACACAAAGCGGGCTCTTGATTTTTCGGTCTTTCCGACTCTCTTATTGGTAATCACCGTCTTCGGATTGGCCCTTAACGTCAGCTCAACACGACTGATTCTGAGTCAGGGGATCGATTTCGACGGTAAGGTGGTAAAGGCCTTTGCCAGTTTTGTTACGGGAACGAGTGGAAGCGAAGGCCTTGTCATCGGGTTTATTATCTTTATCATCATCATCGCCGTTCAGTTTATCGTCATCACCAAAGGGGCCACGCGGGTTGCCGAGGTAGCGGCCCGTTTTACCCTGGATGCTCTTCCCGGAAAACAGATGGCCATCGAAGCTGCCTATAATTCCGGTTCTTTGACAGAGGAAGAGGCCTCGCGGCAAAAGAACGATCTGCAGCGGGAGGTCGACTTCTACGGAGCCATGGACGGTGCCAGTAAATTTGTCTCTGGCAATGTCAAGGTTGGTATCCTCATCACTTCCATCAATGTTATCGGTGGCCTTATTGTGGGGACGACGATCCATGGCGAGCCGCTGGGCCAGGCCGCGAGTACCTATGTTTCCCTCACCATCGGTGATGGCCTTGTCAGCCAATTCCCGGCCCTCCTTATCTCAACGGCCACCGGTCTGATTGTTACGAGGGCCATAAGCGACGGGACATTTGGAAGCGATATCTCAAAACAGTTTACCCAGCAAAGCAAGATTTACTGGATTGCCGCGGTTTCTCTGGCCGTCCTGGCCTTGCTGCCCGGTTTTCCCTGGTATATTATGCTTCCCTTAAGTTTTCTTTCCGGCTTGCTTGCCTATCGTCTCGGCCGTAAGGAAATGAAGCAGTTTGAGGCCCAGAAAAGCGCCGAGGCGCAAACCCCCGAACGTTCTGCTCCCGCAGAGATGAGCCCCGTGGTACCTCTTGATCCGTTGAGCCTTGAACTCGGTTACGGCTTGATTCCCTTGGTCGATAAGGACCAGGGTGCCGAACTTCTGGACAGAATCACCCGAATTAGGCGGGAGGCAGCCCTTGAGCTGGGACTTGTGGTGCCGAGGATCCGAATCATCGATAATATGCGCCTGGAACCCAACGAGTATTGCGTCAAGATAAAGGGTGTGGAAGTGGGGCGGGGTAGTATCCGTGTGGGACACTTCCTTGCCATCAATCCCGGAACCGCAGCAGAAGAGATTCCGGGTGAGGCGACAAAAGATCCTACCTTTGGGCTCCCTGCACTCTGGATTAACGAACAGGACCGGGATGATGCCGAGCGGGCCGGCTACACAGTAGTGGATGGCCCCTCGATTGTTGCCACTCACCTGACCGAGGTGATTAAAAAGCATGCCTTCGAAATGCTGGGACGGCAGGAGGTGAAATCGATCCTGGATACCCTTCGGGAAGATTTTCCCGCTGTTGTCGATGAGGTCTCCAAGGCTCTTAGCCTTGGAGAGATTCAGAAGGTGTTGCAGGGATTATTGATCGAACAGGTTTCTATTCGTAATATGGTACCCATACTTGAAACCCTGGCCGATTTCGGTCCCGTTTCAAAAGAGACCTCTTTTCTTGTGGAAAAGACCAGACAAACCTTGGGACGCCAGATATGTCTCCAATATGCAGGAGAAGAGCGGGTCCTCAGGGTTTTGACCATCGCACCTGCTCTTGAGCAGATGATTGTCGATGCCCGAGTCGATACGGCATCGGGCCCTGTTGCGGCCTTGGAGCCGGGAATATATAGACAATGGATACGGGCCGTTACCAATGGCATTCACACAGTCCAGCAACAGGGCGTTTTCCCTGTCATTCTTTGTTCAGAGGCTGCAAGACTACTGGTAAAGAAAAGTATTCAGCGGGAGCTGTCCGAGATAGCGGTGCTTTCTGTTCCTGAAATAGCCGCCGACATCGATACCGAAGGGGTCGGTGAAATCAACCTGGATGAAGAATGA
- the flhB gene encoding flagellar biosynthesis protein FlhB: MMEVLLRPFGTPFAESRWNIDLQWFAAEDEGRTEDPTEQKIRKAREEGKVAKSAEFTSSLVLLFPIVALGILAPRMFGTMEEMLRYYLSLLSEGTLAAEQVWAFFRYFIRLVAPVAGVAVAAALFGNVIQVGFLFTSKPITPDFSKIVPRFGKFIQRSFLSGEALFNLMKSILKVLIIGIIAYINIRNNLDIFAFFVNAPFEVAFSTIGSVAFKILVESSIALLALSLPDYLFQRRQHRESLKMTKQEIKEERKTMEGDPLIKSRLKERMRDVLNRDMIRKVPEADVIITNPTHFAVGMEWERERMVAPMVIAKGQDNMAQRIKAIAREHDVPIVENKPLARALYAEVEVGEVIPERYYEVMATILAEVYRVNGGSKVS, encoded by the coding sequence ATGATGGAAGTATTGTTGCGTCCTTTTGGTACCCCATTCGCCGAATCCCGCTGGAATATCGATCTTCAGTGGTTTGCCGCCGAGGATGAAGGGCGTACCGAGGATCCTACCGAGCAGAAAATCAGAAAGGCACGGGAAGAGGGGAAGGTCGCCAAAAGTGCTGAATTTACCTCCTCCCTGGTCCTTCTCTTTCCCATTGTCGCCCTCGGTATTTTGGCGCCTCGCATGTTCGGTACCATGGAGGAGATGCTCCGTTATTACCTTTCGCTTCTCTCCGAAGGTACCCTGGCTGCTGAACAGGTTTGGGCCTTTTTCCGATATTTCATTCGGCTTGTGGCTCCCGTTGCCGGCGTCGCCGTTGCCGCCGCTCTTTTCGGTAATGTCATTCAGGTCGGCTTTCTCTTTACCTCAAAGCCGATTACTCCCGATTTTTCAAAGATTGTGCCACGTTTCGGAAAATTCATTCAAAGGAGTTTCCTCTCCGGTGAGGCGCTTTTCAATTTGATGAAATCTATTTTGAAGGTCTTGATTATCGGGATCATCGCCTATATCAACATAAGAAATAACCTCGATATTTTTGCCTTTTTCGTAAATGCTCCTTTTGAGGTTGCCTTTAGCACTATTGGAAGTGTCGCCTTTAAAATCTTGGTGGAATCGAGCATCGCTCTCCTGGCCCTCTCTCTTCCCGACTATCTTTTTCAAAGGCGTCAGCATCGGGAATCCCTGAAGATGACCAAGCAGGAAATAAAAGAAGAACGGAAAACCATGGAAGGAGACCCTTTGATCAAAAGCCGGCTAAAGGAGCGGATGCGTGATGTTTTAAATCGGGATATGATCAGAAAGGTACCCGAAGCGGATGTCATTATTACAAACCCGACCCACTTCGCCGTTGGCATGGAATGGGAGCGGGAGCGAATGGTTGCTCCCATGGTGATTGCCAAGGGGCAGGACAACATGGCGCAGAGGATCAAGGCCATTGCCCGAGAGCATGATGTTCCCATTGTAGAGAATAAACCCCTTGCCAGGGCACTGTACGCGGAGGTAGAGGTCGGAGAGGTCATTCCGGAACGCTACTATGAGGTTATGGCCACTATTCTTGCTGAGGTGTATCGCGTAAACGGAGGATCAAAGGTATCATGA